The following coding sequences are from one Capsicum annuum cultivar UCD-10X-F1 chromosome 3, UCD10Xv1.1, whole genome shotgun sequence window:
- the LOC107866468 gene encoding glycolipid transfer protein 1-like has product MEGTIFSPALEGMKNVKSEHGELMTKPFLEVCKLVLPLLDKFGAAMTVVKSDISGNISRLESKYNDNPSRFNYLYSFVQAEVEIKTAKSSSSCSNGLLWLTRAMDFIVVLFQNLAQHQDWSMSQACNDSYSKTLKKWHGWLASSSFTVAIKLAPDRKKFMEVIGGNGDIYGDMEKFCTMFTPILQQIHKFLTSVGLDSMKAS; this is encoded by the exons ATGGAGGGAACAATATTTTCCCCTGCTTTGGAAGGAATGAAGAATGTCAAGTCTGAACATGGGGAGCTAATGACTAAGCCTTTCTTGGAAGTTTGCAAACTTGTATTGCCACTTCTAG ATAAATTTGGAGCTGCTATGACTGTGGTTAAATCTGACATCAGCGGAAATATATCA AGGTTGGAATCCAAGTATAACGATAATCCATCGAGATTCAACTACTTGTACAGTTTCGTACAGGCAGAAGTTGAGATAAAGACTGCTAAATCTTCATCCAGTTGTAGCAATGGTCTGCTATGGTTAACAAG AGCCATGGACTTCATAGTGGTGCTCTTTCAGAATTTGGCTCAGCATCAAGATTGGTCAATGTCCCAAGCTTGCAATGATTCCTACTCCAAGACTTTGAAGAAATGGCACGGATGGCTCGCTAGTTCAAGCTTTACG GTTGCAATAAAGCTTGCTCCAGATAGGAAAAAGTTCATGGAGGTCATAGGTGGCAATGGTGACATCTACGGTGATATGGAGAAGTTCTGTACGATGTTTACACCTATACTTCAGCAGATCCACAAATTTCTG ACAAGTGTCGGCTTGGACAGTATGAAGGCTTCATGA